The Akkermansia sp. N21116 genome includes a region encoding these proteins:
- a CDS encoding DUF4328 domain-containing protein — protein MSVSSPDSPTIHSNDNSHKPIGTLSLLLVILSAIVIALYTPDIISESKVIDALDIVQQQNNFINGQSTQEIAEDTLMQSIDILQHLDEPEISGLIQTGILLVYRLVFFIWIWRSASNAIRHASGKVDFTRAQSVYYFFIPFINLWKPYMCVKRIWNLSKNSEISRMKTGSLFILAWWGAEIASQTASIRDFQFALKINSMADPSIHIIKNYYMNMYISDLLLITSILFTLGLIYGIYSSQKKWIMSGMSAFRLHEEKRLYLLSNDKKES, from the coding sequence ATGTCCGTCTCTTCTCCTGACTCCCCGACCATTCACTCGAATGACAACTCCCACAAACCAATCGGAACGCTATCACTCCTTCTCGTGATTTTATCAGCCATTGTGATCGCCCTTTACACCCCGGACATCATAAGCGAAAGCAAAGTCATAGACGCTCTTGATATCGTCCAGCAGCAAAATAACTTCATCAATGGTCAATCAACCCAGGAAATTGCAGAAGATACCTTGATGCAATCTATTGACATTCTGCAGCACTTGGATGAACCCGAGATTTCAGGATTGATACAAACCGGAATCCTCCTTGTTTACCGTCTCGTTTTCTTCATCTGGATTTGGAGAAGTGCCTCCAACGCTATCCGCCATGCCTCCGGAAAAGTCGACTTCACGAGAGCTCAGAGTGTTTACTACTTCTTCATTCCTTTCATTAACTTGTGGAAACCCTACATGTGCGTCAAGCGCATCTGGAATCTCAGTAAAAATTCCGAAATATCCAGGATGAAAACAGGGTCATTGTTCATCCTGGCCTGGTGGGGTGCCGAGATCGCCAGTCAAACAGCCAGTATAAGAGATTTCCAGTTTGCATTGAAAATCAACAGCATGGCTGATCCTTCCATCCATATCATTAAAAATTATTATATGAACATGTATATCAGCGATCTCCTCCTGATTACCTCTATTTTGTTCACCTTGGGCCTGATTTATGGCATCTATTCCTCCCAGAAAAAATGGATTATGAGTGGAATGTCCGCTTTCAGATTGCATGAAGAGAAACGCCTCTATCTTCTCTCCAACGACAAGAAAGAATCGTGA
- a CDS encoding class II aldolase/adducin family protein, producing MSEDWSISPPLPNKVFPWEQYNPVTREEVEAFFHSPEIEVIKERMCDIGRRMWAREYVDGNGGNISVRVAHNLVLCTPTLCSKGFMKPEDICLVDMEGRQKAGIRPATSEVKTHLAMMKEIGCNSCIHAHPPHCNAFLIAGIVPPSGINSEADIFLGHIALAPYGTPGSPATAAAVAKAARKSDVVFMENHGVITGARHAEEAHWFMENADAYCRIILLAAGHKEPLKQIGEEGMKGLIEIRKNIGYKVDENQPLYNTDTFAGYKLGKSGN from the coding sequence ATGTCTGAAGATTGGTCCATATCCCCCCCTCTTCCCAATAAGGTTTTCCCTTGGGAACAATACAATCCTGTCACTAGGGAAGAAGTAGAAGCTTTCTTCCACAGCCCGGAAATCGAAGTCATCAAAGAACGCATGTGCGACATCGGACGCCGCATGTGGGCTCGGGAATACGTCGACGGCAACGGAGGCAATATTTCCGTACGCGTCGCCCACAACCTCGTTCTCTGCACTCCGACATTGTGCTCCAAAGGCTTCATGAAGCCGGAAGACATTTGCCTGGTTGACATGGAAGGAAGGCAAAAAGCAGGTATTCGCCCTGCTACCAGCGAAGTAAAAACCCACCTCGCCATGATGAAGGAAATCGGCTGTAATTCCTGTATCCACGCCCATCCGCCACATTGCAATGCCTTCCTGATCGCCGGGATCGTTCCCCCGTCCGGCATCAATTCCGAAGCAGACATTTTCCTCGGTCACATTGCCTTGGCTCCCTACGGTACACCCGGTTCGCCAGCGACGGCGGCGGCAGTTGCCAAGGCAGCTAGAAAATCCGATGTTGTCTTCATGGAAAATCACGGCGTGATCACAGGCGCCCGCCATGCCGAAGAAGCCCACTGGTTTATGGAAAATGCGGATGCCTACTGCCGCATCATTCTTTTGGCAGCAGGTCATAAAGAACCCCTCAAGCAAATCGGGGAAGAAGGCATGAAAGGCCTCATCGAAATCCGTAAAAACATCGGCTACAAAGTCGATGAAAACCAGCCGCTTTACAATACGGATACCTTCGCCGGATACAAGCTCGGCAAATCGGGCAACTAA
- the lsrF gene encoding 3-hydroxy-5-phosphonooxypentane-2,4-dione thiolase codes for MADLDDLREGSRFGIGIPTAKQAPFYVKGAENLSWGMKHRMSRIFNPQSGRAVMLAFDHGFIMGPTSGVERIDLNIAPLMQYADCLMCSRGILQSSVPPSLDKPICLRSDAGSSILTQLNDNVIIDIEDAIRMDVSAMAVMVSMGDPSTEAKTISNLYRMADLGSKYGIPVMGVTAVGKDMARDSRYFGLASRICAENGANIVKTYYCDGFANVVAATPVPIVIAGGKKLPEREALELCYKAINDGAAGVDMGRNVFQSECPVAMIQAVSALLHQNLSVDEAMEIYNDLSNSDQ; via the coding sequence ATGGCTGACTTAGACGACCTTAGAGAAGGGAGCCGCTTCGGAATCGGCATCCCTACTGCAAAGCAAGCCCCCTTTTATGTCAAAGGCGCGGAAAATCTCTCCTGGGGGATGAAGCACAGAATGAGCCGCATCTTCAACCCGCAATCCGGCAGAGCCGTCATGCTGGCATTTGACCACGGATTCATCATGGGGCCTACTTCCGGAGTAGAACGGATCGACCTCAATATAGCCCCTCTGATGCAGTATGCCGACTGCCTCATGTGTTCACGGGGAATCCTCCAATCCAGCGTCCCTCCGAGCCTTGACAAACCTATCTGCCTCCGATCCGATGCGGGGTCCAGCATCCTGACTCAACTTAACGACAATGTCATCATCGATATTGAAGATGCCATCCGCATGGATGTCTCCGCCATGGCGGTCATGGTCTCCATGGGAGATCCTTCCACAGAAGCCAAAACCATATCAAACCTGTACCGCATGGCTGATCTCGGCAGTAAATATGGCATTCCCGTCATGGGGGTGACGGCTGTCGGCAAGGACATGGCCCGTGACTCCCGCTACTTCGGTCTTGCGTCCCGCATTTGTGCCGAAAACGGAGCCAACATCGTCAAAACCTACTATTGTGACGGCTTCGCCAATGTCGTGGCCGCTACTCCAGTTCCTATCGTCATTGCCGGAGGCAAGAAACTCCCGGAACGGGAAGCCCTCGAACTTTGCTACAAGGCCATCAATGACGGTGCCGCCGGCGTCGACATGGGACGCAATGTCTTCCAAAGCGAATGCCCGGTAGCCATGATCCAGGCCGTCAGTGCCCTTCTCCACCAAAACCTTAGCGTCGACGAGGCCATGGAGATATACAACGATCTCAGCAACAGCGATCAATAA